A window of the Bradyrhizobium diazoefficiens genome harbors these coding sequences:
- a CDS encoding HpcH/HpaI aldolase family protein has translation MPVPATPLNRLRQLWSEGRPAFGAIATIPSVQMVQIMARSLDWIIVDLEHGPIGLTEAHAMIAATTGTPCTPLVRIAANEPWLAKAPMDIGAFGINFPMITNRSEAEKAVRSVRYPPRGDRLWGPFHAPFRWGQSMPDYMASADDEMLCMITIEHVDAVNRIDEIMATPGIDVAVIGPGDLATSINKRGQMDDPELLELVARAEAGILKSGVPIGGVARTAGQANALIDRGYRAIALGFDWSLFQRGIMAAFDGIKR, from the coding sequence ATGCCGGTCCCCGCAACGCCGCTCAATCGCCTCCGCCAATTGTGGAGCGAAGGCCGCCCCGCCTTCGGCGCGATTGCAACAATCCCGAGCGTGCAGATGGTGCAGATCATGGCGCGCTCGCTCGACTGGATCATCGTCGATCTTGAGCACGGCCCGATTGGATTGACCGAAGCGCATGCGATGATCGCCGCGACGACGGGCACGCCGTGCACGCCGCTGGTGCGGATCGCGGCGAACGAGCCGTGGCTTGCGAAAGCGCCGATGGACATCGGCGCCTTCGGCATCAATTTCCCGATGATCACGAACCGCAGCGAGGCCGAGAAGGCCGTGCGCAGCGTACGCTATCCGCCGCGCGGCGATCGTCTGTGGGGTCCGTTCCACGCGCCGTTCCGCTGGGGCCAGTCGATGCCGGACTACATGGCGTCAGCCGACGACGAGATGCTCTGCATGATCACCATCGAGCATGTCGATGCGGTCAACCGCATCGACGAGATCATGGCGACGCCCGGCATCGACGTCGCCGTCATCGGCCCCGGCGATCTCGCCACCTCCATCAACAAGCGCGGACAGATGGACGATCCCGAGCTGCTCGAACTGGTCGCCCGTGCGGAAGCCGGCATCCTCAAGAGCGGCGTGCCGATCGGCGGCGTGGCGCGCACCGCAGGCCAGGCCAACGCCCTGATCGATCGCGGCTACCGCGCGATCGCGCTTGGCTTTGACTGGTCGCTGTTCCAGCGCGGCATCATGGCGGCGTTCGACGGGATCAAGCGTTGA
- the murI gene encoding glutamate racemase codes for MTNSPTILVFDSGLGGLTVLREVVAARPDAHYVYVADDAFFPYGHHGENEIIARVVPLMGELIGTHDPDLVVIACNTASTLVLSHLRAAYSVPFVGTVPAIKPACARSKTRRVSVLGTKGTVKREYTKALIRDFAQGCEVTLVGSPELASLAERELSGHPISDGDILAELIPCFVGDAGDATSRTDTVVLACTHYPLLLGRLEQLAPWPVDWIDPAPAIARRVSDLLGPLNGNIVQSGAEMIFTSNRAHGLGATLTPFFGGRALV; via the coding sequence GTGACCAATTCCCCGACGATCCTGGTATTCGATTCCGGCCTTGGCGGCCTCACCGTGCTGCGTGAGGTCGTGGCTGCGCGCCCGGATGCGCATTACGTCTATGTCGCCGACGACGCCTTCTTCCCCTATGGCCATCACGGCGAGAACGAGATCATCGCCCGCGTGGTGCCGCTGATGGGGGAACTGATCGGCACCCATGATCCTGACCTCGTCGTCATCGCCTGCAACACCGCCTCCACCCTGGTCCTATCGCATCTGCGGGCCGCTTATTCCGTGCCCTTCGTCGGCACGGTGCCGGCGATCAAGCCGGCCTGCGCCCGGTCGAAGACCCGCCGCGTCTCGGTGCTCGGCACCAAGGGCACCGTGAAGCGCGAATACACCAAGGCGCTGATCCGCGATTTCGCGCAGGGCTGCGAGGTCACGCTGGTCGGCTCGCCCGAGCTTGCCTCGCTTGCGGAACGCGAGCTCAGCGGCCACCCGATCAGCGACGGCGACATTCTCGCCGAGCTCATCCCCTGCTTCGTCGGCGATGCCGGGGATGCGACGTCGCGCACCGACACGGTGGTGCTCGCCTGCACGCATTATCCGCTGCTGCTCGGCCGGCTGGAGCAGCTGGCGCCCTGGCCGGTCGACTGGATCGATCCTGCGCCCGCCATCGCCCGCCGCGTCTCGGATCTGCTCGGCCCGCTCAATGGCAACATCGTGCAATCCGGCGCCGAGATGATCTTTACGTCGAACCGCGCACATGGGCTCGGGGCGACTCTGACGCCGTTCTTCGGCGGCCGCGCGCTGGTCTGA
- a CDS encoding cytochrome b, with product MIRNTRTGWGSVARWLHWGLALAILGMIGFGWWMNHIPARADKFFYRSIHADIGYVILLLSVLRIVWRAVNPTPALPAETSRWQKIAAHVSHGALYLVVILVATLGWAHSGARATNYSDFFGLFHVPQFTSPDKAAADAFEDRHIFFAYVLLALIAVHVVAALWHHFVRRDRVVARMVTDEAG from the coding sequence ATGATCAGAAACACGAGGACCGGCTGGGGGAGCGTTGCCCGGTGGCTTCACTGGGGCCTCGCGCTGGCGATCCTCGGCATGATCGGCTTCGGCTGGTGGATGAACCACATCCCGGCGCGCGCCGACAAGTTCTTCTACCGTTCGATCCACGCCGACATCGGCTACGTGATCCTGCTGCTCTCGGTGCTGCGGATCGTCTGGCGTGCGGTCAACCCGACCCCGGCGCTGCCGGCCGAGACCTCGCGTTGGCAGAAGATCGCGGCCCATGTCAGCCATGGCGCGCTCTATCTCGTCGTCATCCTGGTCGCCACGCTGGGCTGGGCGCATTCCGGCGCGCGCGCGACCAACTATTCGGACTTCTTCGGCCTGTTTCACGTGCCGCAGTTCACCTCTCCGGACAAGGCGGCGGCGGATGCCTTTGAGGATCGGCACATCTTCTTTGCCTATGTGCTGCTCGCGCTGATCGCGGTCCATGTGGTCGCAGCCCTCTGGCACCACTTCGTTCGCCGCGACCGCGTCGTGGCGCGGATGGTGACCGACGAGGCTGGGTAA
- a CDS encoding glutathione S-transferase family protein → MLAVHHLGKSQSERIVWLCEELEIPYELKRYARDSVTMLAPPDYKALHPIGAAPVIVDGDLVLAESGAIVDYIMARYGKGRLVLRAEDPGFAQFLYWFHFANGTLQAGMGRLMMLNRLKLAEDNPMLAATRARVDRAFDLVDARVRDAEYLAGSTFTTADIMTGFSLTTMRYFQPYDLARCPNVVKYLGRIGVRPAYRRAMDKGDPGMALLLS, encoded by the coding sequence ATGCTCGCCGTCCATCACCTCGGCAAATCGCAATCCGAACGCATCGTCTGGCTCTGTGAGGAGCTGGAGATTCCCTATGAGCTGAAGCGCTATGCGCGCGATTCCGTCACCATGCTGGCGCCGCCCGACTATAAGGCGCTGCATCCGATCGGCGCGGCCCCCGTCATCGTCGACGGCGATCTCGTGCTCGCCGAATCCGGCGCCATCGTCGACTACATCATGGCCAGATACGGCAAGGGTCGCCTGGTGCTCCGCGCCGAAGATCCCGGCTTCGCGCAATTCCTGTACTGGTTTCACTTCGCCAACGGCACGCTGCAAGCCGGCATGGGCCGGCTGATGATGCTGAACCGGCTCAAGCTCGCCGAGGACAATCCGATGCTGGCCGCGACCAGGGCGCGCGTCGACCGTGCCTTCGATCTCGTCGACGCCCGCGTGCGCGATGCGGAATATCTGGCCGGCAGCACCTTCACCACGGCCGACATCATGACGGGCTTCTCGCTCACCACGATGCGCTATTTCCAGCCCTACGATCTCGCGCGCTGCCCGAACGTGGTCAAATATCTCGGTCGCATCGGCGTACGTCCGGCCTATCGGCGCGCGATGGACAAGGGCGATCCCGGCATGGCGCTGCTGCTGAGCTGA
- a CDS encoding LysR family transcriptional regulator: MELRHLRYFIAVAEEGSLTVAAEKRLHTAQPSLSRQIRDLEYEVGVPLLSRSVHGVALTAAGKIFLDHARLALTQADVAIEAARRAGRPEKSRFALGFLTGQEIDWLPEAMRVLRNELPTIDVSVTSDFSPMLAEGLMRGNLDLAFMRRETGAGDIIYRTVVEEALLAVLPSDHRLAKLDSIDLVKLEGTPFINVSDTAPALRKVIDRYLGASGRSIAAAHEADNLAMAVSMVASTRGFALIPGYIKNFLPWSVVSRPLRGKAPTIDLVVGYHKANISPILAKFISRLDDLIERATKHMPR, encoded by the coding sequence ATGGAGCTACGTCATCTCCGCTATTTCATCGCGGTCGCCGAAGAGGGCAGCCTCACGGTCGCCGCCGAGAAGCGGCTGCACACGGCGCAGCCCTCGCTCAGCCGGCAAATCCGCGATCTCGAATACGAAGTCGGCGTGCCGCTGCTTTCGCGCAGCGTGCATGGCGTCGCGCTGACGGCGGCGGGAAAGATTTTCCTGGATCACGCACGCCTCGCCCTGACGCAAGCCGACGTGGCGATTGAAGCGGCGCGTCGCGCCGGCCGCCCCGAAAAGTCGCGCTTCGCGCTCGGCTTTCTTACCGGCCAGGAGATCGACTGGCTGCCCGAAGCGATGCGCGTCCTACGCAATGAGCTGCCGACGATCGACGTGAGCGTGACGAGCGACTTTTCGCCGATGCTGGCCGAGGGTCTCATGCGCGGCAATCTCGATCTCGCCTTCATGCGGCGCGAAACCGGCGCTGGCGACATCATCTACAGGACCGTGGTCGAGGAAGCGCTGCTTGCCGTGCTGCCGAGCGACCACCGCCTGGCCAAGCTCGACAGCATCGACTTGGTTAAGCTGGAGGGAACACCCTTCATCAACGTGTCGGATACCGCGCCTGCACTTCGCAAGGTCATTGACCGTTATCTCGGCGCCAGCGGTCGGTCGATCGCGGCGGCGCACGAGGCCGACAACCTCGCCATGGCGGTGTCGATGGTCGCCTCTACCCGCGGCTTCGCCCTGATACCGGGCTACATCAAGAACTTTCTTCCCTGGTCCGTCGTCAGCCGCCCGCTCAGGGGCAAGGCGCCGACGATCGACCTCGTCGTCGGCTACCACAAAGCCAATATCTCGCCGATCCTTGCAAAGTTTATCTCGAGGCTGGACGACCTGATCGAGCGCGCAACCAAACACATGCCGCGCTGA
- a CDS encoding SDR family NAD(P)-dependent oxidoreductase yields MADLKGKTALVTGASRGIGRASALALAERGSQMLVHYGQSAKEAEAVVAEIRKAGGRADAIGADLSALEGPHQLAAQVKNIVGDRLDILVANAGVGKAAAIEETTVADFDRLFAVNVRAPFFLVQQLLPILHEGSSVVLVSSLAAHAVVGTLPAYAATKGAIDTLVKHFAAALGARGVRVNAVAPGVVATEMSSFAKTDAGRDYTLAMQTLKRIAEPDDIAGAVAFLASPDARWITGDTIHVDGGSKL; encoded by the coding sequence ATGGCCGATCTCAAGGGAAAGACTGCGCTCGTTACCGGTGCCTCACGCGGCATCGGCCGCGCCTCGGCGCTGGCGCTGGCTGAGCGCGGCTCGCAGATGCTGGTGCATTACGGGCAAAGCGCCAAGGAGGCGGAGGCTGTCGTCGCCGAAATCCGCAAAGCCGGCGGCCGTGCCGATGCCATCGGGGCTGATCTGAGCGCGCTGGAGGGGCCGCACCAGCTGGCCGCGCAGGTGAAGAACATCGTCGGCGACCGGCTCGACATTCTTGTGGCCAATGCCGGCGTCGGCAAGGCGGCTGCAATCGAAGAGACGACGGTTGCCGATTTCGACCGGCTGTTTGCCGTCAATGTCCGCGCGCCGTTCTTCCTGGTGCAGCAATTGCTGCCGATCCTGCATGAGGGCAGCAGTGTCGTGCTGGTCTCCTCGCTCGCGGCCCATGCGGTGGTCGGGACGCTGCCGGCCTATGCCGCCACCAAGGGCGCGATCGATACGCTGGTGAAGCACTTTGCTGCAGCGCTCGGCGCGCGCGGCGTGCGCGTCAACGCGGTGGCGCCCGGCGTGGTGGCGACGGAGATGTCGTCTTTCGCCAAGACCGATGCGGGGCGCGACTACACGCTCGCCATGCAGACGCTGAAGCGGATCGCCGAGCCCGACGACATCGCCGGCGCCGTCGCCTTCCTCGCCTCTCCCGACGCGCGCTGGATCACTGGCGACACCATCCACGTCGACGGCGGCTCAAAACTCTGA